The region GATTCTCGTGTACCAGTAGAAACAGTTTTAGACCAAGCAATAGGTGATATCTTTGTTGCTAGAGTTGCAGGTAATTTTGAAAATGCAGACATTTTAGGAAGCTTAGAATACTCTTGTAAAGTAGCTGGAAGTAAATTAGTATTAGTTATGGGTCACGAAGCTTGTGGAGCAGTAAAAGCTGCTTGTGATGGTGTAGAACTAGGAAACATTACACATTTACTAAGCAACATTTTACCAGCGGTTCATCAAAGTGCAGAAGAAGTAGATGGAGAAGCAAATTCTTCAAATAAAGCATTTGTTGCAAAAACAGTAGAGAATAATGTCAAATTAACAATGGATCGTATTCGTGAAAAAAGTCCAATTCTAAAAGAAATGGAAGACGCTGGCGACATTAAAATCGTAGGTGGTGTTTACAGTTTACACACTGGTAAAGTAGAAATGTTATAAAACTTTTGATACAATAAAATCTAACCTGTAAGATCTAAATCTTGCAGGTTTTTTTATGCTTCAGATTCATTAGTATCTTCAGGTGCATCAATAGGATTGTTTTCCTCGCTGGCAGCCTTTATAATATCAGGAAATACCATTGGAGCAAGAGATTTTACAGGTTTATATAAAATAGACTCTTTGACATGTTCTTCATCTACAAATGAGATGGTACTATTCATTTTATCAAAAACAATCAATAAAACACTTAAAATCAACCCTACTTTTAAGGCACCAAAAACTGCTCCTAAAAGCTTATTTAAGATTCCTAAAGAAGCAAAATCCGCTAACTTTGTAAGTGCTTTTCCAGCTAAACTAATAGCTAGAATAATAATAACAAACGTTATGGCAAATGCAGTAATATTTATTGTTTTTTCGTCCCATGACGTTTTATCCATCAAAAAATTAGAAGCAAAATAACTAAAATGGATGGCACCATAAACTCCAGCTACCAATGCAACAATAGAAGCTAATTCTACAAAAAGTCCTTTAAATAATCCGCGTACCAATCCAAATAAAAGCAAAGCACCTAAAACAATATCAATAACAGCCATAATATTAGATTTTAGACAAATATAAATTAACTTTGCGACTTTCAAACTTTATACTTTTAACCTGATACATGTCAAGAGACGAACAATTAAAACAACGCTGGGAATTAGTGGTTACAAAACTATCTAACCAGTTTGCAGATGGAGATATCCTAGATTTAGATGCTATAATATATTTAATTGGTGTGCAAGAGCTAGGTCAGTTAGAGCGTAAGTTTAAAAAAGACCACAAATTAGACTTAATGCATATTGCCATATGTAAACTATTATCGCCTTATGGATATTATGAGTTTGATTTTGTGGATGAAGATGGTTGGCCACATTACAAAGTAAAAGAAGCATTACCACATTTAAAAGCAGGAGAGCAAAGTATATTAATGAAAGAAGCTATTGTTAACTATTTTATAGAAACCGAGTATATAGAGTAGAAATTATTAAATTTGCCAATCATTACAAGATTTATGATAGACAAGATTAAAGAACTTATTGCAGAAGCTGAAGCTTTTAAAGCACAAACTAAAGATGAGGTAGAAGCATTTCGTATAAAATACTTAGGTAAAAAAGGATTGCTAAACGAGTATTTTGCTGAGTTTAAAAATGTAGCAAACGATCAAAAAAAAGAATTTGGTCAAGCTATTAATACACTAAAAAACACTGCTCAAGATAAAGTAAATGCGCTTAAAGCAGAATTGGATAGTGCTACAGACAACTCGACATCTAATTTAGATTTATCGCGTCCAGGAGAGCCTATTACTATTGGTTCTCGTCATCCTATATCTATAGTGAAAAACCAAATTATAAACATTTTTTCCAATATTGGATTTAATGTTAGTGAAGGTCCAGAGATTGAAGACGATTGGCACAACTTTACAGCATTAAATTTACCTGAATACCATCCAGCAAGAGATATGCAGGATACGTTTTTTATACAAACTAATCCTGATATTTTACTACGTACACACACCAGTTCTGTGCAAGTGCGATATATGGAAAATAATCCACCTCCAATTCGTACCATATCACCAGGTCGTGTGTATAGAAACGAAGCGATATCTGCTCGATCACATTGTTTTTTCCATCAAGTAGAAGGATTATATATTGATAAAGACGTCAGTTTTGCAGATTTAAAACAAACGCTACAATACTTTACAACCGAGTTATTTGGAAAAGCAAAAATTAGATTACGTCCATCATACTTCCCATTTACAGAGCCAAGTGCTGAGGTAGATGTATATTGGGGCTTAGAGACCGAAACTGATTATAAAATCACCAAAGGTACTGGTTGGTTAGAAATTGGTGGTTGTGGTATGGTAGATCCTAATGTATTAACTAATTGTGGAATTGATGCAGAAGCCTATTCTGGTTTTGCATTTGGAGTTGGTATTGACCGTATAGCCATGTTGTTACATCAAATTAGCGACATTAGATTACTAAGCGAGAATGATGTTAGGTTTTTGAAGCAATTTAAAAGTGCATTATAAATAGTTTTACTATACTCTAAATAAGAATATTAAAAGCTCAACTAAAATTTTAGTTGAGCTTTTTTTTACCTGTTTTTGTTTACAGGTATTTATACTCTGGTTTTAACATATTGATATTCAGATATTTGTAACGTAATCAAACTGTAATTCGATTGACTAGCTAGTTGTTTTTGATTATAAAGGCGGTTTCTGAAAAGCCTATTATAATAGAGTAAGATGACATCAAAAAAACTAAATAATTATGTCTACTTTTAAAGTAAATATCCCAGCAGGTCCATTATGGAGCAATGCAGATGCAGAAGAGAAAGCACCTAAGATAGCAGCTGCTCACCAAGGAAAATGGACAGGACAATGGAATACTGTTATTGAGTCTCAAATGAGTGTTATTGAAGTTGAATTAAACGTCAAAAACTCAGGTCCAAACGAATTTAAAACGCTTGTATTAGCAGGTCCTATTTGGAACAATGAAGCCGCACAACAATTAGGACCTGTAATTGCAGCGTCTTATGGTGCTGAGTTTACAGGTAATTGGAATACGATTACAGAAGGAGTAATGAGTGTAATCGAAATTAAATTCAAGTATTAAAACGCTATTATTTTAGTATTCTTTAAATCGATTTTACATCTTACTAAAAACAAGGTGTAAAATCGCTTTTTTCTATAGTATTAATCAATATTTTTGCATTGTTTCTAATAAAAAATTTTTAATTAATATGAAAAAAGACATCCACATCCCAAAAGTCGAAAACGTCTATATAGCAGTTGTTAACGAGTATAATGACATTTATAAGACCCAAGATTGGAATGCCTACATTATAAATGATAAAGAGGTTGATTTAGACACCATATTAATTGTTACTAGTGGTTATTCTGAAGATAAAATGACTTCCATATTCAGAAAAAAACTAGATAAATTACCAAAAAAAAGCTATGCTAAGATAGAGTTGATGCAAGAAGACTTATTTGCTATAAACAACCAGTTTAAAGTGACTTTTTTTGAAGATAATACGATGTTTGATAAAACCTATACGTTTAGAAAAAACACCATAAATTTAAAAGCGTTACAACCCATACCTTTAATGGAGGCTCGTGGTGTGTTGGTAAAATAGCTTCTAGCCTTTAACAGTTTGCTAATAGCCAAAAGCAAATAGTAAACAGCTAATTCTAATCCAACTTTTCCGTCAGTTTTTTAAATACTTTTTTAGCATCTTTACCTTCATATAAAACTGCATAAACTGCATCTATAATAGGTGTACGTGTTTTCTTTTTGTTTTTTTCGTTTAATAGATGTGCAGATTTTGTAGCATAATACCCTTCTGCAACCATACTCATTTCCATTTGGGCAGATTTTACCGTGTAACCTTTACCTATCATATTTCCAAACATGCGGTTTCTAGAAAACGTTGAATAGCCAGTTACCAGTAAATCTCCTAAGTAAGCCGAGTTGTTAATGTTACGTTTCATTTTATGCATTTTTTTAATAAAACGTTTCATTTCTCGTATGGCATTACTCATAAGCACGCTTTGGAAGTTATCTCCATAACCCAATCCATGTGCAATTCCTGCAGCAATAGCATAAATATTTTTTAGCATTACAGCGTATTCGGTACCAATAATATCGTCACTAATTTTAGTTTTGATATAATCGCTAGATAACACATCTGCAATAGCTTGTGCTTTGTTTTGGTCTGCACATGATATAGTAAGGTAAGATAAGCGCTCTAATGCTACCTCTTCTGCATGACAAGGACCAGCTATTACGCCAATATTCTCAAAAGGAATGTTGTAATTATCATGAAAATGCTCACCTAACAGTAAACCAGATTCTGGTAATATACCTTTTACTGCAGAAACCACAGTTTTACTGGTAATATCTATTGACAACTTTTCTAATTCTGAATTTATAAAAGCAGACGGAATAGCAAATATTAACACATCTGCATAAGTTGCCATCTCGTTTATGTCGTTAGTTAGCTTTAATTGTTCTAAATGAAACTCGACAGAGCTTAAATAACTAGGGTTATGTTGCTCTTTAAGTAAATGTTCTTTAGTATATACACTACGCATATACCATCCAACTTCGTTTAGGTTTTCACACAGCATTTTTACAATTGCAGTAGCCCAACTTCCAGATCCAAAAACAGCGTATTTTAATTGTTGACTCATATAAGGGATTAAATTCTATATCAAAAATACATAAAAATTAATTCTTTAAATAGCCTTGATAATCAACTGTTTAGCATTTTTGGCACGCCTTTTGAAAATGGTGTAGTATCAATCCTTAAAACGACAGATTATGAAGACGATAAAATTACTTTCGACATTTGCTTTAATAGCAACATTATTTACTTCTTGTTATACAGAAGTAGTAGTAGACAATAATGGATTTGATTCTACACCAGTAAGTATCAATCAATTGTTAAATAGCCATGAATTATGGTACGTAGCAGTAGAAGAAACTATTGGATTTGGCGAGTCCCCTTTTTTACAAATAGCTTTTACCGTATCGTTTAGAAACGGAACCCTTTACGCTAATAACAACTTAGTTGGTATTGGTAGTCAAGGTAACGGATTTGGTATACCAATTGGTTATTATAATGCTTATGATATGATTTTGGATATCGACCATGATATTGATGGATACGATAGTTTTGATGTCTATCAAATAGATAATAATACTATAGAATTGTACAATCCTTTTAATGATACCTCGTATTTTTTACATGGATACCAACGTAATAACTTTGATTACGACTTTGTATTCTATGATAACATCCAATACTTTTTACAAGAGTATGAAGCTTGGGAAAAAACATACACCAGTAACTTTGGAGCTTTAAATGAGTTTGATAACGAAAACTACTTACAGTTTTTATCTGGCGGAAATGATAATACGTTTAGAAGCAGCCAAGATCCAAACGGTGTTAATTCAAACAATTTATATTGGGATTATACAGGGTTATACAATGTTGGAAACGTTAACGGTAACATGTATTTAAAAACACTAGTCTTAGATTATGATTATTTTGATAATGAGTTATTTGAATTAAGTGTTATAAACGACCAACGTGTCGAGTTGTATCACCCAAGTTCTGGAACAGTTTACGAGTTTACAGGTAGAGGATACATTGAGTATTTAAAAGTTGGAACGGAAATAAACAAATCAAAATCTTCTGGACTTAAAAAGCGTGTACAACACACTACAAAAAAAGAAAACACTAGAGAGAATACTAGAAAAAATACAAAATCATAAATACAAATTGAATTAGTTAGTTAGTTTGTAAAAACCGTTTAAGGCTTAAGCTTTAAGCGGTTTTTTAATTCCCTTTAAGTATAAAAACAATCCACATCAGTTCGAATATTTTGCGAAGTATAGCGAAATGTATCGAGAACTATTTTTAATGATTGATTTGCATTTCCCCAAGAGTTGTTAACATAAGTTGCAGTTGGACAACTAATTTTCTAACTTTAGGACAATTATATAACACTTAAAAATAACAATTACAATTATGGGATTATTTTCATTTATTAAAAACGCAGGTGCTAAAGTATTTGGGATTGGTAAAACAGATAAAGAGGAAGCAGCAGAAGCAGCTGCAGCAGAAGTAAAAATGGAAGCTTTAGCTGCTAGAAAACTGGAAGAAACAGCAAGAGATTTAGATTTACATGTCGAAGGATTAAGTATATTTATAGACGATGATGCAGCAACCATTTCTGGTCAAGCAGCAGACCAAGCCACTAGAGAAAAACTAGTTTTATTAGTAGGTAATAGTGATGGTATTGCAACAGTAGATGACCAAATGACGGTTGCAGAAGCAGCAGAAGTTATACCAGAAGCGCAATTTCATACTGTAGTTAGTGGTGATACATTAGGTAAAATAGCAAAGCACTATTATGGTAATGCTATGAAATATCCAGAAATTTTTGAAGCGAATAAACCTATGCTAACAGATCCAGATAAAATTTATCCAGGACAGGTATTACGTATTCCGACTTTAGACTAAACTAATTATATTTTAAATTGAAAAAACACCAACTGTGAGGTTGGTGTTTTTTTGTTATTTAAATTTCGTTTAACGGTCTCGTGTATGAGCTGTAGCGGATTTTATTCGACTACTTTTCAGATAGCAATATACTTTATTTAAGCGAAAAACAGTTCGAGTTTACACTTAAACCGCTATTGCTTATACACGTTGTTGTACGCTGGCTTTTAATCTTTCGATTTTTCGAGGATACTGTCAACTAATGATTCGAATTTCACTAATAACTTTTCATAGCTTCCAGTAGTCATTGGAACAGAATTATAGAATTCAAAAGTTTTTTGTTGCAGAATTGCCATTTCGTTGTCTTCATTAATAGCATTCCAAAAAATATTCCCATTCAAGTCCCAATACTTTGTTTCTTTTTCTGTTGTTGGTTCTTTTGGTAAAAGCATAAATGATTTGAATTGCGTCGTTTTCTCGTCTAATGGACAAAATGTAACAGCCATAATATGGTCTGGTTCAATTAAGATTATTGTATTGGGGAAAATATGAATCAGAATATTTGCGCCTTGTCTTAAATTCCATTCCGAAGTTGGCTTACTTTGAAATTCTTTCATTATTCTTTTCGGAAAGATGATACTATGGTGTAATTCGTTTTCGGTATTTACACTTAAATTATCCAAAAAGTATGGCCCAATTGTATTAGCGTGTGCAATCTTAAAATGATATCCTTCTAGCGCGCCATCAACGATAAGTTTCCAATTGCAATTAAGAATTTCAGATTTATGAAAATATGGATAGAGTTCTCCAAATTCAAAACCTTTTGTCAATTCATTAATCTCTGTCAACCATTTATCTATATCAATACTACCTTTTAATTCTGAATTGGGTAAGACAAATACCATTCCAAATCGTACCCAACAATCCAACTCGATTAGACTATGTGTAGTTTCTGAAACGTCATTAAATCCTTGTGGATGAAAAACGCCCTTAAGACAACCAGCTGTATCGTAAGACCAAGCGTGATAAGGACAAACAATGTTGCGTTTTATATGGCCTTTTTGTTCTTCCAACAGTTTTACGCCACGATGCCTACACATATTTATAAAGGCTCTTACAATTCCATCTTTCCCTTTGATTACAATAATAGGAATACCTGAATCCTCGTGTAAAAAATAATCGCCTTCCTTCTTTAAATCACCAACTGCACCTGTAATAATTGGATGATTTTGAAAGATTTGTTTTTGTTCCTTCTTAAATCGTTTATTCGAATGATAACGTGAAGTTTCTATGCTATGTGTAATACCGTCAGCATCAGTTTTATTTTTCTGTTTTTCAAGATTTTCGAAAACTGTTTTAATTGTGGCTATTTGTCTTTCTTGATTCATAAATTATTCTAAATGTTTAGATTAGAAAAATATTATGAATAATTGATTTTGCTCTTGACAAATATCAAGAATTTGACTTGCTTCTAATTCTGCTTAAAGTTTCAGCACTCATTCCAAGCATTGAAGCAATATATTGAAGCGGGATTTGATTAAAAATTTCTCTGTCTGATTCAAACAAGTATTTGTATCGTTGTTCTGTTGACATCGAGATTAAGGCATAAATACGATTTTCTAAAGCCGACATTAACTTAATAAGAAATAAATTCTCATAGGTTGCCCATTCTGGTACTTCGGCTTTGAGTTTCGAGTAACCTTCGGAAGTAATAGAGTATACATTCGTACTACAAAGGGCTTGAATATTCCATTTTGCAGGTTGGTTTAAATAGAAACTACCAACATCAGTTATGAGTTGGTTTTTTCCAAAAATCCAATGTGTTATTTCTTTATCTTCTGACAAGCTATAAAATCTTAAATAACCATTTGAAATTATTGAAATTCGGTTACATTGTTTTGAAAATTTGCACAAATAATCATTTTTTGTAATCTGCTCTTTTATAAAGTACTTCTCAACTTTTGAAATAAGTCGTTCAGGTAGGTTTAAAGATTCAAATAAAAAAGTTGAAAGTAAGTTCATTTGCAGGTTTTTCAGCTTGCGTACAATGTCTCTGATAAAAAATCGTTTCAATGTTTTTTATCAATCGTTAAACGAAGTTAGTTGAAAAAAATGAAAATGTCAAGCTAGTTACCTTTCTCTTCCGTTTTAATTAATGTTCCATTTTCATCATAAAAGGTCCAAGTACCAGCTTCTTTTCCGTTAATGTACATGCCTTTTTCTCTTATAATTTTTTGATCTAAAGAATATTGTAGATAGTAGGTTTTCTTGCTATTTTTTAACTCATTAAACACTCTATAAGAGTTGTCATGTTTAAAGGCTTTTTTTGTAATTAAAGACGAATCTGTTTTAATTCGCTCTTCATGCAAATAACTAATCCAAGAAGCAACATTACTGTCTCTATTAGCATAATAACCGTTAGGTAAATTAATAATGTTACAAAGACTAGGGTCTTTTTTAATTAAATCTTTAAAGGTGTATCTTTTAAACGCTCTGGATTTTGCATCACTAAACAAGGTCCACTTGCCATCAAAAGCATGTTGCACTTCTGTAATTGGAGTACTAAATGTCGCATCTGTAAAGGTGAGCATATCTGTGTTTAATTGTGTATTGGTTAGACCTTCAATACATTTAGAATTGGACGTAGTGTGTGTTAATTCAAAAGTGGTATTGGTTGAAGTATCAGGACTATTGTCCTGTTTATTGTAAACGTTCCATGTCACTAATTTTGGATCAAACCTATAGTCTAATTGAATAAATGTTATGGCATTGGTTTCAACTTTTGACACTAATAATGGTGCAGACGTCACACCTTTTAAAAATATATTACCAAATAAGTTAACGATAATAAAGTCTGAGGTCCATGTGCTGCTACTATATTCTTTAGTGTAAGTGATAGTACCATTTGTTGATGGATTATATAGTAATTTGTCACTTAATGTAGTAGTCGTGTCATCAACTTCATAAAAGGTATTGCTAATAAGCTTGTTTTTAAATATGTCTTTATTTACAGCTAAAGATTGCTCTATTGCTTTAAAAGGCATAAAGGCGTCGTTAACAGCAATTTTAAAGGACTTAGTAGACCTATTATAAGTTATAGGGAATGACTTATCTTTTAACATCAAGCGTATTCCCTCATTGGAAGCCTTGATAGTTAAAGTGTCTATCTTACTTGATAACTGTATGTTTCCAGTCTCCATATTAATTTGTTCAAAAAAACGTAACAAGTACATCTTGTCTTTTTTTACCAAAGCAAATTGTTGGATTTTATCACGTAACGTTTCTCCTGAAGCATTTTCAATACCATAACCTTTCCAAAAACTGTTATCTTGTAACTGTCCAAAAATTAAACACGGAAACAATATAAATAGGTAAAGTGTTTTTTTCATAAGTTTATCCTATCTGTAAAAGTTCATCTCATCCAAATACGACCATACATGTTCTGGTAACAAAGGTTTTATGTTTTTACCTGCTTTAATACTATTGCGGATTAAGGTTGAGGAAATCTCCATTATTGGCGCATCAACATGGTGTATATTGGGATGATTATCAAATTGGGTTTCTAAAGTACCTTCACTAATTCTTGGATATACATAAATGTGATGGTTACTTAAAATAACCTGGTAATTTTTCCATTTATGGAAGCTTTTTAGATTGTCTTCTCCCATAATAAGTGAAAACTCTTTGTTTGGATATTTTTCGGTTAAATGGGCTAAAGTATTAACAGTATAATTAGGTTGCGGTAAGTTAAACTCGATATCACTTTCTTTAAGCGTATCGTAGTCTTTGGTTGCTAAATACACCATTTCTAAGCGTTGGTGATTATCTAAAAGCGAGCTTTTCTTTTTAAATGGATTATGAGGTGTTACTACAAACCAGATTTGATCTAAATCGCTATTTTCAACCAATTGGTTGGCGATTATTAAATGCCCAACGTGTA is a window of Olleya sp. YS DNA encoding:
- a CDS encoding carbonic anhydrase family protein; the protein is MKNLAITKQVQDGLTPDSVLADLLEGNNRFVNGKLEGADNAALVQQTTGGQFPKAVVLSCIDSRVPVETVLDQAIGDIFVARVAGNFENADILGSLEYSCKVAGSKLVLVMGHEACGAVKAACDGVELGNITHLLSNILPAVHQSAEEVDGEANSSNKAFVAKTVENNVKLTMDRIREKSPILKEMEDAGDIKIVGGVYSLHTGKVEML
- the pheS gene encoding phenylalanine--tRNA ligase subunit alpha: MIDKIKELIAEAEAFKAQTKDEVEAFRIKYLGKKGLLNEYFAEFKNVANDQKKEFGQAINTLKNTAQDKVNALKAELDSATDNSTSNLDLSRPGEPITIGSRHPISIVKNQIINIFSNIGFNVSEGPEIEDDWHNFTALNLPEYHPARDMQDTFFIQTNPDILLRTHTSSVQVRYMENNPPPIRTISPGRVYRNEAISARSHCFFHQVEGLYIDKDVSFADLKQTLQYFTTELFGKAKIRLRPSYFPFTEPSAEVDVYWGLETETDYKITKGTGWLEIGGCGMVDPNVLTNCGIDAEAYSGFAFGVGIDRIAMLLHQISDIRLLSENDVRFLKQFKSAL
- a CDS encoding cyclic nucleotide-binding domain-containing protein, which produces MNLLSTFLFESLNLPERLISKVEKYFIKEQITKNDYLCKFSKQCNRISIISNGYLRFYSLSEDKEITHWIFGKNQLITDVGSFYLNQPAKWNIQALCSTNVYSITSEGYSKLKAEVPEWATYENLFLIKLMSALENRIYALISMSTEQRYKYLFESDREIFNQIPLQYIASMLGMSAETLSRIRSKSNS
- a CDS encoding SRPBCC family protein → MNQERQIATIKTVFENLEKQKNKTDADGITHSIETSRYHSNKRFKKEQKQIFQNHPIITGAVGDLKKEGDYFLHEDSGIPIIVIKGKDGIVRAFINMCRHRGVKLLEEQKGHIKRNIVCPYHAWSYDTAGCLKGVFHPQGFNDVSETTHSLIELDCWVRFGMVFVLPNSELKGSIDIDKWLTEINELTKGFEFGELYPYFHKSEILNCNWKLIVDGALEGYHFKIAHANTIGPYFLDNLSVNTENELHHSIIFPKRIMKEFQSKPTSEWNLRQGANILIHIFPNTIILIEPDHIMAVTFCPLDEKTTQFKSFMLLPKEPTTEKETKYWDLNGNIFWNAINEDNEMAILQQKTFEFYNSVPMTTGSYEKLLVKFESLVDSILEKSKD
- a CDS encoding mannan-binding lectin, with amino-acid sequence MSTFKVNIPAGPLWSNADAEEKAPKIAAAHQGKWTGQWNTVIESQMSVIEVELNVKNSGPNEFKTLVLAGPIWNNEAAQQLGPVIAASYGAEFTGNWNTITEGVMSVIEIKFKY
- a CDS encoding CvpA family protein, with product MAVIDIVLGALLLFGLVRGLFKGLFVELASIVALVAGVYGAIHFSYFASNFLMDKTSWDEKTINITAFAITFVIIILAISLAGKALTKLADFASLGILNKLLGAVFGALKVGLILSVLLIVFDKMNSTISFVDEEHVKESILYKPVKSLAPMVFPDIIKAASEENNPIDAPEDTNESEA
- the nadD gene encoding nicotinate (nicotinamide) nucleotide adenylyltransferase → MKIGLYFGSFNPIHVGHLIIANQLVENSDLDQIWFVVTPHNPFKKKSSLLDNHQRLEMVYLATKDYDTLKESDIEFNLPQPNYTVNTLAHLTEKYPNKEFSLIMGEDNLKSFHKWKNYQVILSNHHIYVYPRISEGTLETQFDNHPNIHHVDAPIMEISSTLIRNSIKAGKNIKPLLPEHVWSYLDEMNFYR
- a CDS encoding nicotinic acid mononucleotide adenyltransferase is translated as MKTIKLLSTFALIATLFTSCYTEVVVDNNGFDSTPVSINQLLNSHELWYVAVEETIGFGESPFLQIAFTVSFRNGTLYANNNLVGIGSQGNGFGIPIGYYNAYDMILDIDHDIDGYDSFDVYQIDNNTIELYNPFNDTSYFLHGYQRNNFDYDFVFYDNIQYFLQEYEAWEKTYTSNFGALNEFDNENYLQFLSGGNDNTFRSSQDPNGVNSNNLYWDYTGLYNVGNVNGNMYLKTLVLDYDYFDNELFELSVINDQRVELYHPSSGTVYEFTGRGYIEYLKVGTEINKSKSSGLKKRVQHTTKKENTRENTRKNTKS
- the lysM gene encoding peptidoglycan-binding protein LysM; this encodes MGLFSFIKNAGAKVFGIGKTDKEEAAEAAAAEVKMEALAARKLEETARDLDLHVEGLSIFIDDDAATISGQAADQATREKLVLLVGNSDGIATVDDQMTVAEAAEVIPEAQFHTVVSGDTLGKIAKHYYGNAMKYPEIFEANKPMLTDPDKIYPGQVLRIPTLD
- a CDS encoding NAD(P)H-dependent glycerol-3-phosphate dehydrogenase, whose protein sequence is MSQQLKYAVFGSGSWATAIVKMLCENLNEVGWYMRSVYTKEHLLKEQHNPSYLSSVEFHLEQLKLTNDINEMATYADVLIFAIPSAFINSELEKLSIDITSKTVVSAVKGILPESGLLLGEHFHDNYNIPFENIGVIAGPCHAEEVALERLSYLTISCADQNKAQAIADVLSSDYIKTKISDDIIGTEYAVMLKNIYAIAAGIAHGLGYGDNFQSVLMSNAIREMKRFIKKMHKMKRNINNSAYLGDLLVTGYSTFSRNRMFGNMIGKGYTVKSAQMEMSMVAEGYYATKSAHLLNEKNKKKTRTPIIDAVYAVLYEGKDAKKVFKKLTEKLD